A genome region from Cutaneotrichosporon cavernicola HIS019 DNA, chromosome: 5 includes the following:
- the HEM2 gene encoding uncharacterized protein (Delta-aminolevulinic acid dehydratase), translated as MANRFQAPPLEISSVLHGGYHHPLARKWQNHGRNLTKEMFMYPIFISDDPDAEQVIESLPGQKRWGINKLESFIGPLVKKGLKSVILFGVPMDMEKDERGSPADDPETPVIKALQLLSAKFPLLYLACDVCLCEYTSHGHCGIFAKLPPPNHTSMPTLDAEASQQRIAEVALAYAKAGAHCVAPSDMMDGRIKAIKLALMQNDYGNRVTLMSYSAKFASSLYGPFREAAGSAPSMGNRKCYQLPPNARGLARRAIKRDATEGADILMVKPALPYLDIVSDCAQLEPDYPTAVYQVSGEYAMVVAGAEKGIYDLKAMAFETCESFVRAGASIILSYFTPQFLDWLDEELTE; from the exons ATGGCTAATCGC TTCCAGGCCCCTCCGCTGGAGATCTC CTCCGTGCTCCATGGTGGCTACCATCACCCTCTGGCCCGCAAGTGGCAGAATCATGGGCGCAACCTCACTAAGGAGATGTTCATGTACCCGATCTTCATCTCTGATGACCCGGATGCTGAGCAGGTAATTGAGAGCCTTCCTGGCCAAAAGCGATGGGGCATCAACAAGCTCGAAAGCTTCATCGGGCCGCTCGTCAAGAAGGGTCTCAAGAGTGTCATCCTCTTCGGTGTCCCTATGGATATGGAAAAG GATGAGCGCGGCTCGCCGGCCGACGACCCAGAGACACCTGTCATCAAGGCCCTCCAACTCCTGTCGGCCAAGTTTCCCCTTCTCTATCTTGCTTGCGACGTCTGCCTCTGCGAGTACACGTCGCACGGCCATTGCGGAATCTTTGCCAAGCTTCCGCCTCCCAACCACACCAGCATGCCCACCCTTGACGCCGAAGCGTCGCAGCAGCGCATTGCCGAGGTTGCCCTCGCTTACGCCAAGGCTGGCGCACACTGCGTAGCACCCAGCGACATGATGGACGGCCGTATTAAGGCTatcaagctcgcgctcatGCAGAATGACTACGGGAACCGTGTCACCCTCATGAGCTACTCGGCTAAGTTTGCCAGCAGCCTCTACGGACCCTTCCG TGAAGCTGCTGGTAGCGCGCCATCCATGGGAAACCGCAAGTGCTACCAGCTTCCTCCCAACGCCCGCGGCCTGGCCCGCCGCGCGATC AAGCGCGACGCTACCGAGGGCGCTGACATCCTCATGGTCAAGCCCGCCCTCCCGTACCTCGACATCGTGTCCGACTGTGCTCAGCTCGAGCCTGACTACCCCACGGCTGTATACCAGGTTTCGGGAGAGTACGCCATGGTGGTTGCGGGTGCCGAAAAGGGCATCTACGACCTCAAGGCGATGGCTTTCGAGACGTGCGAGTCGTTCGTGCGCGCCGGTGCGTCGATCATTCTCTCGTACTTTACCCCACAGTTCCTTGActggctcgacgaggagctcacaGAGTGA
- a CDS encoding uncharacterized protein (Cell division cycle protein 91) produces MRLALFASAALTGILERRPELSSPLTSVRSLREGTFLYKHDYDPYAGGVFYHSPLFLLFFSYAVPIESSVLTAGLWTAVDVIVAILLVKIWRSRHPAGSKWSSRDHTVALLYLFNPYTLLSCLARSTTTIDNALCLYAIAATYTGNGAPAMAALAIATQTSLYPVILLLPLLLVLRHLGAPNQKLAAYSLVFVGTLATLAGLATLACTDSWIARTWGVILAVTDLTPNVGMWWYFFTEMFDHFRMFFRGAFQLHMLIYIVPLCLRLPDPRQAVLILVGTMATWKSYPTLGDMALWAGLLSCYPDYCTNLNHPLFSLTVHLYTAILLPLLHTLWLLTGAGNANFFYAATMVYGLNATLAIADVLGAIINLDTRRRLMDIVPGKYKQYNPPADSGEIIQVDFPSNWTVAQLASLE; encoded by the exons ATGCGTCTCGCGCTCttcgcgagcgcggccttgacaggcatcctcgagcgccgacCAGagctctcctctcctctgaCGAGCGTGCGGAGCC tccGCGAGGGCACTTTCTTGTACAAGCACGATTACGATCCATACGCCGGCGGCGTCTTTTACCAT tcccccctgttcctcctcttcttctcgtaCGCCGTACCGATCGAGTCAAGCGTCCTCACAGCCGGGCTATGGACCGCCGTCGACGTGATTGTGGCAATCCTGCTTGTCAAGATCTGGCGTTCCCGCCACCCGGCGGGCTCAAAATGGTCTTCTCGCGACCACACAGTCGCCCTCTT ATACCTCTTCAATCCATACACTCTACTGTCGTGTCTCGcgcggtcgacgaccaCCATCGACAACGCCTTGTGCTTGTACGCCATCGCGGCCACTTACACGGGCAACGGTGCCCCCGCCatggccgcgctcgccattGCGACCCAGACCTCGCTCTACcccgtcatcctcctccttcctctcctaCTGGTGCTGCGTCATCTCGGTGCCCCAAACCAAAAGCTCGCGGCCTACTCCCTCGTGTTCGTCGGCACACTTGCGACCTTGGCTGGTCTCGCAACCCTCGCGTGCACTGACTCGTGGATTGCGCGCACCTGGGGCGTCAT cctcgccgtcaccgaCCTCACGCCAAACGTCGGCATGTGGTGGTACTTTTTCACCGAAATGTTTGACCACTTTCGCATGTTCTTTCGCGGTGCATTCCAACTCCACATGCTCATCTACATCGTGCCACTGTGCCTCCGGCTCCCCGATCCGCGGCAGGCTGTGCTCATCCTTGTTGGTACCATGGCGACGTGGAAGAGCTACCCGACACTCGGTGACATGGCCCTCTGGGCCGGCCTCCTCAGCTGCTATCCCGACTATTGCACAA ACCTCAACCACCCTCTCTTCTCGCTCACCGTCCACCTGTACACGGCCATCCTGTTGCCGCTGCTGCACACGCTGTGGTTGCTCACGGGTGCAGGCAACGCCAACTTTTTCTATGCCGCTACCATGGTGTACGGGCTCAATGCGACACTCGCGATTGCCGACGTGCTAGGGGccatcatcaacctcgacaCGCGGAGGCGACTCATGGACATTGTGCCCGGCAAGTACAAACAGTACAACCCGCCTGCCGACTCGGGCGAGATCATCCAGGTCGACTTCCCGTCTAACTGGACCGTAGCCCAGCTTGCCAGCTTGGAATAG
- the BUD16 gene encoding uncharacterized protein (Ribokinase-like protein), whose product MGVPDPTRILSIQSHVVSGYVGNRAATFPLQMLGYDVDVVNTVQFSNHTGYGYTNGCKTTADQLTAIFEGLNTNGLCGYARVLTGYIPGADALAVVGREMRRLMETEGVVYLLDPVMGDIGKGLYVSADVIPVYKSLIKSATIITPNQFEAELLSDVKITSMSTLYQALTALHATYGVKHVALSSISLPVSLVSSLGIPAPPSSYTRLLPESRPPWYDAVGVAKGDDEVLVCFSSTYADGELETYAFALPTIRGYFSGVGDLFSALVLGHYLRPDSALSDLPPLAFAVSRALLTVQQILLRTHLFSLTVANSGATTPQPLREGPPAPDSIIPSDSELDNAIPLNPSNTKRRARRMRVREMRVVQERELIADGGEGWLGVEVDWKVAR is encoded by the exons ATGGGGGTACCTGATCCCACCCGCATTCTTTCTATCCAGTCTCATGTAGTCTCTGGCTACGTTG GTAACCGGGCGGCCACCTTTCCGCTTCAGATGCTGGGCTACGATGTAGACGTCGTCAACACTGTCCAGTTTTCAAACCATACAGGTTACGGATACACCAATGGCTGCAAGACAACAGCCGACCAGCTGACAGCCATTTTTGAAGGCTTGAACACCAACGGACTTTGCGGGTATGCACGCGTTCTAACTGGATATATTCCCGGAGCGGATGCGTTGGCTGTTGTGGGAAGAGAGATGCGGCGCTTGATGGAGACAGAAGGAGTCGTGTACCTCCTTGACC CTGTCATGGGAGACATTGGAAAAGGATTGTACGTCAGCGCCGATGTCATCCCTGTGTACAAGAGCTTGATCAAGAGCGCGACGATCATCACCCCGAACCAGTTCGAGGCCGA ACTACTCTCTGACGTCAAAATCACGTCTATGTCCACGCTGTACCAGGCATTGACAGCACTTCACGCTACCTACGGTGTCAAACACGTTGCCCTTTCATCCATTTCTCTTCCTGTGTCACTGGTGTCGAGCCTCGGTATTCCTGCCCCGCCTTCGTCGTACACGCGACTTCTTCCGGAAAGCCGTCCACCATGGTACGACGCCGTGGGCGTTGCCAAAGGTGACGACGAAGTCCTTGTGTGTTTCTCAAGCACATATGCGGATGGCGAGCTAGAGACTTATGCCTTCGCCCTTCCGACGATCCGAGGGTACTTtagcggcgtcggcgatctTTTCTCTGCCTTGGTGCTCGGCCACTATCTCCGGCCCGACAGCGCACTGTCCGatcttcctcccctcgccTTTGCCGTGTCGCGTGCTCTCCTCACTGTCCAGCAAATCCTCCTGCGGACACATCTTTTCTCCCTTACTGTAGCCAATTCGGGGGCCACCACTCCTCAACCGTTACGGGAGGGTCCTCCAGCTCCGGATTCTATTATTCCCTCGGACTCGGAACTTGATAATGCCATTCCCCTCAACCCGTCCAACACCAAGCGAAGAGCGCGGCGCATGCGGGTTCGCGAGATGCGTGTCGTCCAGGAGCGCGAACTCATCGCcgatggaggagaaggctggCTGGGCGTTGAAGTCGACTGGAAAGTTGCCAGGTAG
- a CDS encoding uncharacterized protein (Eukaryotic initiation factor 4F subunit P130) produces MSKASTPNKPLAQSPAPNTSAWSRGPPAAVSNPSSNVNSTASTPPPPPNGASANGPTGSTPVAIGGGNSRKGSLMVGGNGDVMPRGNLAFGTVDSPNPLLSSSPAAPSTTGGHLADAVKSFGSLDAETNAAGASMIRPPRRTSGGANPAVPTQKKQLDPHNIHSFFVGKPQHGSTPGAPMSPSQMPAGGLPDRRQSGGQFPGANGMPPYQQMPGMPTPPHLRPMPGMPGGGQRSPVMGGAPQPQFPPQQVGQPGYRPSQPQMAGNPAVRPNGPIMSRPPMGQVPYGMPPGAPGFMMYGQPGYYVGRPWGAGDSSQYNPYGSDGYGWQGNPQHAPSMPLSPRQQQAQLGSPVPPNATLPPSGGGSPLPTPPSRPQSLVGGHQSGSPMPSTPSRPLQPATAFTPATPSPAQASAGLSAGATAFTPRAKSSMIRISRPDGTSVNLVEAAAAAKGPTPSSTSGVATPEQSAEELPKPQKKVPSLPIVVRLESEEQKRHRLEEEARISKMKEQEKREEAERKERQERRAKEEAESKAKAAAEAEAEEETNAKVVAEAMDVGVDQVKEEAKVKEEAQAKQETETKAEEERKIETVSNERTKPADKQPVTETKVERSETRTSSEDAASALPVGDKADELRRPLLTPTTQSAAPSPLASPALAAAGLPAKPVSAIGGAAPRRPTSSLDSKSPGPSAKASSSGPSALSKAKAIDDLGAITYPTAIKPQSAELNANGEPGKFRYDRDFLMQFQNICKDKPDSLPPLEEIGIEADTSSGFGSARRGARTSGGPGRSMGGMGLMGSGRSPSAMGAFNLGNIRNTTSEERYIRSIPSGGRMGRTSSQGNNLPQMHGLPTMGHSRSNRGGPRDSNRGRPRAAQDSRHSANDPDVAPLVVSANAWVNARSAGSDEKSPVFIERKVKALLNKLTEEKFDSISDQILEWANKSRDETDGMTLKLVIKLVFEKSTDEAHWSAMYAKLCRKLLEKLDPSVTEVIDGKPYTGGGLFRKYLLGRCQSDFESGWKAREEAALAAVAKSDEDKERLAKAEETKEDDNGEAPMMSEEYYALQKAKRRGLGLVQLIGELYKLDMLSKSVIRECLVRLLSNVENPDEEDLESTCKLLTTVGKQFEAAASASMDVVFERLEVLTKLDSVSSRIRFMIMDVVDLRRNKWRSRKEVVPTTIAQIHEQAARENAQKAQAAQQVRETMSRGGSRSGHSRREGPQPGEWQSVSTGSRPPQRPTDFSNIGRGVSSNISSGPTFGPSSVFARGKKGGAGSTPPISRQNSSANMFAMLNEAETAAPESTEPAPQRKKLQLKPRTKPIPGEGDEEAESDGEAEQSGEEEEPVAEAAVAKPDMSEEDAKTKITTDLKELWGEKDAGGTRNADDIVEYYRALPSEHQNLLSERLAEDVFRIAKFRDAEIVAKGWTAALKAEVVTADVLRKGIAERMVTLDDDAIDFPQAYKSIALLMRSILLSQEDIDALLEKVDVYGEPRITPKMKLDKAFGQLDEETSA; encoded by the exons ATGAGCAAGGCCTCGACCCCAAACAAGCCTCTCGCCCAGTCCCCTGCCCCCAATACGTCTGCTTGGTCCCGCGGTCCCCCTGCCGCGGTGTCCAACCCTTCGTCCAACGTGAATTCCACTGcatccactcctcctccgccgcccaaCGGAGCGAGCGCAAATGGGCCTACTGGCTCCACTCCCGTCGCGATAGGCGGTGGCAACTCGAGGAAGGGCAGCCTCATGGTCGGTGGCAACGGCGACGTGATGCCTCGTG GTAATCTCGCCTTTGGCACCGTCGACTCGCCCAATCCGCTCCTTTCGTCGTCGCCTGCGGCTCCATCCACTACTGGTGgccacctcgccgacgccgtgAAATCGTTTGGGTCTCTCGACGCTGAGACAAACGCTGCAGGCGCGTCCATGATTCGTCCCCCCCGCCGCACGAGCGGTGGCGCGAACCCTGCCGTCCCGACGCAGAAGAAGCAGTTGGATCCCCACAACATCCACTCTTTCTTCGTCGGCAAGCCGCAACACGGCTCCACTCCTGGCGCTCCAATGTCGCCCTCCCAGATGCCCGCGGGTGGACTTCCAGACCGCCGTCAGTCCGGTGGGCAGTTCCCAGGCGCCAATGGCATGCCGCCCTACCAGCAGATGCCTGGCATGCCAACGCCTCCTCATCTGCGTCCCATGCCTGGTATGCCGGGTGGAGGCCAGCGCTCACCTGTCATGGGCGGTGCTCCTCAGCCGCAGTTCCCTCCTCAGCAAGTCGGGCAGCCGGGTTATCGCCCATCGCAGCCTCAGATGGCGGGCAACCCAGCTGTCCGGCCCAACGGGCCGATCATGAGCCGTCCTCCTATGGGCCAGGTTCCCTACGGTATGCCGCCTGGAGCTCCAGGCTTCATGATGTACGGCCAGCCTGGCTATTACGTAGGTCGTCCATGGGGTGCCGGGGACTCATCCCAGTACAACCCGTATGGTAGTGACGGCTACGGGTGGCAGGGAAACCCACAACATGCGCCGAGCATGCCGCTCTCCCCtcgccagcagcaggcTCAGCTTGGTTCGCCTGTTCCTCCCAACGCCACCCTGCCTCCcagcggcggtggcagCCCGcttcccactcctcccagCCGACCTCAGAGTCTTGTTGGTGGTCACCAGTCGGGCTCGCCCATGCCTTCGACGCCTTCTCGTCCTTTGCAACCGGCGACAGCGTTCACACCCGCGACTCCCAGCCCAGCGCAGGCTTCAGCTGGCCTCTCGGCGGGGGCTACAGCCTTCACCCCACGCGCAAAATCTTCGATGATTAGGATCTCGCGCCCTGACGGCACATCTGTCAACCTtgtggaggcggcggccgcggccaaggGTCCTACGCCTTCGTCCACTAGCGGCGTTGCGACTCCCGAGCAGAGTGCTGAAGAGCTTCCCAAGCCCCAGAAGAAGGTGCCTAGTCTCCCGATCGTCGTTCGCCTTGAGTCGGAAGAGCAGAAGCGCCATCGtcttgaggaagaggcgCGGATCTCCAAGATGAAGGAGCAGGAGAAGCgtgaggaggccgagcgcaaggagagGCAGGAACGCCGTGCaaaggaggaggccgagtcCAAGGCGAaggctgcggccgaggccgaggcggaggaggaaaCAAATGCCAAGGTGGTCGCTGAGGCTATggatgtcggcgtcgaccaggtcaaggaggaggccaaggtcaaggaggaggctcAGGCGAAACAGGAGACCGAGAccaaggctgaggaggagcgcaagaTTGAGACAGTGAGCAACGAGCGAACGAAGCCTGCTGACAAGCAGCCCGTGACCGAGACCAAGGTGGAGCGTTCCGAGACCCGTACTTCATCAGAAGACGCGGCGTCCGCGCTCCCTGTGGGTgacaaggccgacgagctgcgccgTCCCCTCCTTACCCCGACTACGCAGTCGGCTGCGCCATCGCCTCTGGCGTCTCCGGCCCTTGCTGCTGCCGGCTTGCCCGCCAAGCCTGTGTCTGCTATTGGTGgcgctgctcctcgccgcccgacCTCTTCGCTTGACTCCAAGTCCCCTGGCCCCAGCGCGAAagcgtcctcgtcgggcCCTTCGGCCCTttccaaggccaaggcgatCGATGACCTCGGTGCGATCACATACCCCACTGCGATTAAGCCCCAGAGTGCTGAGCTCAACGCGAATGGGGAGCCTGGCAAGTTCCGCTACGACCGCGACTTCCTCATGCAGTTCCAGAATATCTGCAAGGACAAGCCGGactctcttcctcctctcgaAGAGATTGGTATCGAGGCTGACACGTCGAGCGGCTTTGGCTCGGCTCGGCGTGGGGCTCGCACGTCTGGGGGTCCTGGCCGCTCCATGGGTGGCATGGGCCTCATGGGCTCGGGCCGCTCGCCATCCGCCATGGGCGCGTTCAACCTCGGAAACATCCGCAACACCACCAGCGAGGAGCGTTACATCCGCTCCATTCCAAGCGGTGGACGTATGGGCCGTACTTCGAGCCAGGGCAACAACCTCCCTCAGATGCACGGACTGCCAACCATGGGTCACTCGCGGTCGAACCGCGGTGGTCCCCGCGACAGCAACCGCGGTCGTCCACGTGCTGCTCAAGACTCGCGTCACTCTGCCAACGACCCAGATGTCGCTCCTCTCGTCGTCTCTGCGAATGCTTGGGTCAACGCTCGTTCCGCCGGCTCTGACGAAAAGTCGCCTGTCTTCATCGAGCGCAAAGTCAAAGCGCTTCTCAACAAGCTCACAGAGGAGAAGTTTGATTCCATCTCGGACCAGATTCTCGAATGGGCGAACAAGTCGCGCGACGAGACGGACGGCATGActctcaagctcgtcaTCAAGCTCGTTTTCGAAAAGTCGACGGACGAGGCCCATTGGTCTGCCATGTACGCCAAGTTGTGCCGCAAGCTCCTGGAAAAGCTCGACCCCTCTGTTACAGAGGTCATTGACGGCAAGCCGTACACCGGTGGTGGTCTCTTCCGCAAGTACCTTCTCGGTCGCTGCCAGTCCGACTTCGAGTCGGGATGGAAGGCCCGTGAGGAGGCTGCTCTTGCTGCCGTCGCcaagagcgacgaggacaaggagcgTCTTGCgaaggcggaggagaccaaggaggacgacaaCGGCGAGGCGCCCATGATGAGCGAGGAGTACTACGCGCTCCAGAAGGCTAAGCGTCGTGGTCTTGGTCTCGTCCAGCTCATCGGTGAGCTGTACAAGCTGGACATGCTTTCGAAGAGTGTCATCAGGGAGTGTCTTGTCCGTCTTCTCAGCAATGTCGAGAaccccgacgaggaggatctCGAGTCGACCTGCAAGCTCCTCACCACTGTCGGCAAGCAGTTCGAGGCCGCTGCGTCCGCATCGATGGACGTTGTGTttgagcgccttgaggtCCTCACTAAGCTCGACTCTGTCTCGTCGCGTATCCGCTTCATGATCAtggacgtcgtcgaccttcGCAGGAACAAGTGGCGCTCTCGCAAGGAGGTGgtccccaccaccatcgCCCAGATCCATGagcaggcggcgcgcgagaacGCCCAGAAGGCGCAGGCAGCGCAGCAGGTTCGCGAGACCATGTCGCGCGGTGGGTCGCGTTCTGGTCACAGCCGGCGCGAGGGCCCGCAGCCCGGCGAGTGGCAGTCCGTTTCGACCGGTTCGCGCCCTCCGCAGCGCCCCACTGACTTCTCAAACATCGGCCGTGGCGTGAGCAGCAACATCTCCAGTGGCCCTACGTTCGGGCCGTCGAGTGTCTTCGCTCGTGGCAAGAAGGGGGGTGCGGGCAGCACACCCCCTATTTCTCGCCAAAACTCGTCTGCAAACATGTTCGCAATGCTCAACGAGGCGGAAACTGCTGCTCCCGAGTCAACCGAGCCTGCGCCGCAGCGCAAAAAGTTGCAACTCAAGCCACGGACAAAGCCCATTCCcggagagggagatgaggaggccgagagcgacggcgaggccgaacagagtggcgaggaagaagaacCGGTGGCTGAGGCCGCCGTGGCCAAGCCGGATAtgagtgaggaggacgccaAGACCAAGATCACAAccgacctcaaggagctcTGGGGCGAAAAGGACGCCGGTGGTACACGCAACGCtgacgacattgtcgagtACTACCGTGCGCTGCCATCAGAGCACCAGAACCTGTTGTCGGAGAGgcttgccgaggacgtgTTCCGTATCGCCAAGTTCCGTGATGCGGAGATCGTGGCCAAGGGCTGGACTGCGGCGCTTAAGGCCGAGGTTGTGACTGCCGACGTCCTGAGAAAGGG CATTGCTGAGCGCATGGTCACtcttgacgacgacgcgatcgACTTCCCGCAGGCGTACAAGTCGATTGCTCTCCTCATGCGCAGCATCTTGCTTAGCCAGGAGGACATTGATGCTCTTCTGGAAAAGGTCGACGTCTATGGCGAGCCACGCATCACTCCCAAGATGaagctcgacaaggcctttggccagctcgacgaggagacaTCTGCCTAG
- the YPI1 gene encoding uncharacterized protein (Protein phosphatase inhibitor) yields MSTRSAAQTTRPENLGSRTMTITPTTDTDAGPSTVSPPPSGSETPSSVGVLRLRGAPGRRQRVVWTSDTVDNEGMGKKKSKICCIYHKPRAFDESSSESDSCDSDNDSCCGDGQGSGGRQQRPPQSHGGEVHEQSSDSESDGGGGDGRARPARKPRRKHSKHHDSKANKYDSKPKAPKEDSA; encoded by the exons ATGAGCACAAGATCAGCAGCACAGACTACCCGACCTGAAAACCTGGGGTCGCGGACAATGACCATCACCCCCACGACTGACACCGATGCTGGGCCCTCGACCGTCTCGCCACCCCCGAGCGGCTCCGAAACCCCCAGCTCGGTCGGTGTACTTCGTCTTCGCGGTGCGCCAGGTCGCCGGCAGCGAGTCGTGTGGACGTCGGACACAGTCGACAATGAGGGCATGGGAAAGAAGAAGTCTAAGA TCTGCTGCATCTATCACAAGCCCCGCGCGTTCGACGAGTCCTCTTCAGAGTCGGATTCATGCGATTCGGATAACGACTCGTGCTGCGGCGACGGACAGGGGTCGGGCGGCAGGCAACAGCGGCCACCCCAGTCccacggcggcgaggtacACGAGCAGAGTTCCGACTCGGAAAGCGAtggaggtggcggtgacggtCGCGCAAG GCCCGCACGCAAGCCTCGGCGAAAGCACAGTAAGCACCACGACTCCAAGGCCAACAAGTACGACTCTAAGCCCAAGGCGCCGAAGGAGGACAGCGCCTAG